One genomic segment of [Pasteurella] aerogenes includes these proteins:
- the aspC_1 gene encoding aspartate aminotransferase: protein MFENINAAPADPILGLGEAFKAETRDKKINLGIGVYKDAKGTTPIMKAVKKAEQRLFDVETTKNYLSIDGVAEFNAKTKALLFGANSDVVTQGRAKTVQSLGGTGALRIAAEFIKRQTKAQNVWISNPTWPNHNAIFNAVGMTIREYRYYDAERKALDWDNLIADLSNAGEGDVVLLHGCCHNPTGIDPTPEQWQKLAEMSVKNGWLPLFDFAYQGLANGLEEDALGLRTFAANHKELLVASSFSKNFGLYNERVGAFTLVAENEQIAATALTQVKTIVRTLYSNPASHGASTVALVLGDEQLRSEWDAELTEMRERIKKMRHLFVQLLKEAGAKQDFSFIIEQNGMFSFSGLSAAQVDRLKEEFAIYAVRSGRINVAGITEDNIRYLCESIVNVL from the coding sequence ATGTTTGAAAATATCAATGCCGCACCGGCTGACCCAATTCTTGGATTAGGTGAAGCCTTTAAAGCAGAAACACGTGACAAAAAAATCAATTTAGGTATCGGCGTATATAAAGATGCGAAAGGCACAACGCCAATTATGAAAGCGGTTAAAAAAGCGGAACAACGCCTTTTTGACGTAGAAACAACCAAAAATTATTTGTCGATCGATGGCGTAGCGGAATTTAATGCCAAAACTAAGGCATTATTGTTCGGTGCAAATTCAGATGTAGTAACACAAGGTCGTGCAAAAACCGTACAAAGTTTAGGCGGAACCGGTGCATTACGTATCGCCGCGGAGTTTATCAAGCGTCAAACCAAAGCACAAAATGTGTGGATCAGTAACCCAACTTGGCCAAATCACAATGCTATTTTTAACGCAGTCGGTATGACCATCCGTGAATATCGCTATTATGATGCTGAGCGCAAAGCCTTGGACTGGGATAATTTAATTGCCGATCTTAGCAATGCAGGTGAAGGTGATGTGGTTTTATTACATGGTTGCTGCCATAACCCGACCGGTATCGATCCAACCCCAGAACAATGGCAAAAATTAGCGGAAATGTCTGTTAAAAATGGCTGGTTGCCGCTATTTGACTTTGCATATCAAGGTTTAGCCAACGGATTAGAAGAGGATGCTCTTGGTTTACGTACCTTTGCAGCTAACCACAAAGAATTACTCGTTGCAAGCTCCTTCTCTAAAAACTTTGGTTTATATAACGAACGTGTCGGCGCGTTCACTTTAGTGGCTGAAAATGAACAAATTGCCGCTACAGCGTTAACTCAAGTCAAAACTATCGTGCGTACCCTTTACTCAAACCCAGCATCACACGGGGCATCCACTGTTGCCTTAGTATTAGGTGATGAACAATTGCGCAGTGAATGGGATGCAGAATTAACTGAAATGCGCGAACGCATCAAAAAAATGCGTCATCTTTTCGTTCAATTATTGAAAGAAGCCGGTGCCAAACAAGATTTCAGCTTTATTATTGAGCAAAACGGGATGTTCTCATTCAGCGGACTTTCTGCGGCCCAAGTGGATCGCTTAAAAGAAGAATTTGCGATTTATGCGGTACGTTCCGGACGGATCAACGTTGCAGGTATCACTGAAGATAATATTCGTTACTTATGTGAAAGTATCGTTAACGTATTATAA